CTCACTGGAGAAGGAATAAGCGTACCATCCCTTGATGTTATTTTGGGCTTTTTTTATTCGGTAGTTCGTCACCGAGTCACTCATATCATGTATAGTTCCATAGCTCATATCTATAGTGGTAAATACGGTACGAGCGGACACTTGTTTATGTGGAACGAAACTCGTCAATGAAATAGGAACAGTTTAataccttttcttttgtttacaCTATGCATCTGCCAAAAGATGAGGTATTTTCGATTGAGAAAATATCCCTTTTGGGAAttaatttttattgttcTCTAGAATTGTTGAGCGGCGctatcaaagaaaacaatacaACAATTAATAGTAGATAGCACGTTGACTTATAGATGACGCAGACTAATAATCTGCTTTAGAtaacaacaaaaaaggaattaaAGAAcgtgaaggaaaaaaaaaaattatacatAAAAGTTTTACATATGATGGATTATTTATAGTCAAATAGGTATTTTTCATGGCTTCTTCACAATTAttaaacttgaaaaaaaaaaataacaaaaaaaagcaggTGGTTTAAAGAATTgtgcaagaagaaaagaaaatttcatatcTCATGATGGTAGCCACttgaacaaaacaaaaaatagGGCGAGAAGAGGCTGGTATTTCTATatcttaaaaaaaaaaaaaacaaaaaaaaacataaataCTTGtattttgttgtttatGATAATAATGTACAATGAATTCAAAACGTGAAGACTGTTCAAGgtttttatttctctttcctcATTTATATTAAACTGATGGAAAAatggggaaaaaaaacaaaaaaacagcTCTGCTGGAGGGAATGATCaacttttaattttttcaattttataggtttttcaattttttattatttttgtttaaaATGCAATGAATGAatccattattttttttggaatgtGCGAGGAGCCTCTATAAGGTCAATTCAGGTTCACTAGTGGCAACTGGTGCTGATTCATCTCTGGCTTCTTGCTGTTGAGGAGTAGATTCGGCGGATATTTCCTCCTCTTGTTGAGGGACAGGTGGCACGGATATCATGAATTGGTCCAATGCGTCGCCAGccaattccttttcaatgttGACTTCGGTTTCAAAGGTCTCTGGTAACCAGTTAGACCAGCTCTTGGAACGAATGAAGTACCTATCTAATGGAGACGTTTCCTTAACTTCGTTAGTTTCAGAAACAGCCTCAGCTTCGTTGGTGACCAAAGAGCCTTCCACAACGTTGACGGTAGCGGTTTCATTGGCGACAATTTCTCTTAGCGCAGCTAAGACCAAGTTTGCGTCGCCACCGAAGGACATGTTGACAACCCTATAAAACTTGGAGATCAAAGATAATGGAGCAAACCCATCCTTGGATAGCTTGGATCTTAAGTAGTTGTCGATGGTCAAGTTTTCTTCGCTAAAGTAGTACTCAATCTGTCTAGCAATGTTGTTGATGGCCATTAAAACCGGCTGGACTGGATAGAACTGCTGTTGTAATTTGACCATAGGTTGTTGAGGGTTGTGATGGAGGTGGTTTTGGTACTTTAAGCGGTTGCTGATGTTGGGACGAGGGTTGCGTCCCTGGTAGGGCTTAAACTGTGGTGGCAGACCTTGGTT
The genomic region above belongs to Saccharomyces kudriavzevii IFO 1802 strain IFO1802 genome assembly, chromosome: 3 and contains:
- the SRO9 gene encoding Sro9p (similar to Saccharomyces cerevisiae SRO9 (YCL037C) and SLF1 (YDR515W); ancestral locus Anc_1.36) gives rise to the protein MSAETVTAANTATAPIPETQEQESSKSKQVNLTPAPLPTSSPWKLAQTEVPVSSISIEDLDATRKKKNRTPTPKSSTATKWVPIKASITVSGTKRSGSKNGGNSGNNNNKSKNNKNAASSTSSSSANRKKKHHQHNAKKQQQQQVKKDGSESAGEEESKDTAPQENDQSTQQQQPPHHRNHHHSQHHNSTGPQRRKFHNSNNTGMPQNQGLPPQFKPYQGRNPRPNISNRLKYQNHLHHNPQQPMVKLQQQFYPVQPVLMAINNIARQIEYYFSEENLTIDNYLRSKLSKDGFAPLSLISKFYRVVNMSFGGDANLVLAALREIVANETATVNVVEGSLVTNEAEAVSETNEVKETSPLDRYFIRSKSWSNWLPETFETEVNIEKELAGDALDQFMISVPPVPQQEEEISAESTPQQQEARDESAPVATSEPELTL